The proteins below are encoded in one region of Sminthopsis crassicaudata isolate SCR6 chromosome 1, ASM4859323v1, whole genome shotgun sequence:
- the TEDC2 gene encoding tubulin epsilon and delta complex protein 2 → MLPAACSHRLVTEIQAALTACQKKEKELEQSLARCRVLLQPWEAPAPPSPEPVPRSTETKPASSECEPTPKDLKELELLTQALEKALRVRKGISQGQAQESAASGKAAAPVVTAQADPGARPRTSNAKTSVPTKPPPASQRAKTRAKKPARDSSNRGRALPLARRPHDPVPVEGPAQSCPLPPQGQVPELPAPTPGSVLKEAGAAGPSPGPEQAKTQPGLVPEAFLLKDKGTQLQLPLAYKKIASRNSSLWAQVQHLQSSPDVEVAAAKARFLERMKGTFDLPSSTLSLAEIQEEVSRLDQACHLLTQHLEETLDGDGEVSAAASLSWEQEYRRLVTLEGLQAAVKRHLLRLQELREGYRTNRDSAGSKDTAEEHCLGSRTVESFTWDSTPCLGGKGLSGPTNRLVYSSVQELQTMTALKLRVAMLKQQIHLEKVMMEEFLPLVRSETPADPAQLALYRAIHSQLCEAGECFSVLVRDEPSV, encoded by the exons ATGCTGCCTGCCGCCTGTTCCCACAG GCTGGTCACGGAGATCCAGGCAGCGCTGACGGCTTgtcagaagaaggagaaggagctGGAGCAGTCGCTTGCCCGCTGCCGAGTGTTGCTTCAGCCCTG GGAAGCGCCCGCCCCCCCCAGCCCGGAGCCCGTCCCCCGGAGCACGGAGACTAAACCTG CTTCCTCAGAATGTGAACCAACTCCCAAAGACCTCAAGGAATTGGAGCTGCTGACCCAAGCCCTGGAGAAGGCCCTTCGGGTCCGGAAAGGCATTTCCCAAGGCCAGGCCCAGGAGAGTGCCGCCAGTGGCAAAGCTGCCGCTCCTGTCGTCACTGCCCAGGCAGACCCGGGGGCCAGGCCCAGAACTTCAAATGCAAAAACCTCTGTTCCAACCAAGCCTCCGCCTGCCTCGCAGAGGGCCAAGACTAGGGCGAAAAAACCTGCCAGAGACTCCTCTAATAGGGGCAGGGCCCTCCCACTCGCCAGGCGGCCACACGACCCAGTGCCCGTGGAGGGGCCGGCTCAGTCCTGCCCCCTGCCTCCCCAGGGCCAGGTCCCAGAACTCCCAGCTCCTACCCCAGGTTCAGTCTTAAAAGAAGCAGGTGCTGCTGGGCCCAGTCCCGGACCAGAACAAGCAAAGACCCAACCAGGCCTTGTGCCTGAGGCCTTCCTGCTCAAGGACAAAGG GACACAGCTGCAGCTGCCTCTGGCCTATAAGAAAATTGCTTCCAGGAATTCCAG CCTGTGGGCCCAGGTCCAGCACTTGCAGTCCAGTCCTGATGTTGAAGTGGCTGCTGCCAAAGCCCGTTTCCTGGAGAGAATGAAGGGGACG TTTGACCTGCCTAGCTCAACACTGAGTCTTGCTGAGATCCAGGAGGAGGTGAGTCGCCTGGACCAAGCCTGCCACTTACTGACCCAGCATCTGGAAGAGACACTGGACGGAGATGGAGAGGTATCTGCAG caGCCTCTCTGAGTTGGGAACAAGAATATCGCCGACTGGTCACCCTAGAAGGGCTGCAAGCTGCTGTAAAACGGCATTTGCTTAGGCTGCAAGAGCTTCGGGAAG gatacagGACCAATAgagactctgctggatcaaaag atACAGCAGAGGAACACTGCTTGGGATCCAGGACTGTAGAGAGCTTTACTTGGGACTCAACTCCATGTTTAGGAGGAAAGGGATTGAGCGGGCCCACTAACCGTCTTGTCTACTCCAGTGTCCAAGAGCTACAGACCATGACAGCTCTCAAGCTTCGTGTGGCGATGTTGAAGCAGCAGATCCACCTAGAAAAG GTTATGATGGAAGAGTTTCTCCCCCTGGTGAGATCTGAGACTCCTGCTGACCCAGCTCAGTTGGCACTGTACCGTGCTATCCACAGCCAACTCTGTGAAGCTGGGGAGTGCTTCTCCGTACTGGTGAGAGATGAGCCATCTGTCTGA